One genomic region from Enterobacter hormaechei ATCC 49162 encodes:
- the mnmC gene encoding bifunctional tRNA (5-methylaminomethyl-2-thiouridine)(34)-methyltransferase MnmD/FAD-dependent 5-carboxymethylaminomethyl-2-thiouridine(34) oxidoreductase MnmC, giving the protein MKQNAIQPANLEFNAEGTPVSRDFDDVYFSNDNGLEETRYVFLEGNHLSTRFPVHPRSLFVVAESGFGTGLNFLTLWQAFDQFRAAHPEATLQRLHFISFEKFPLTAHDLRRAHQRWPELAHWAEQLQAQWPSHIGGCHRLVLDDGRVTLDLWLGDINDLTDKLDDTMNQKVDAWFLDGFAPAKNPDMWSPHLFSAMARLARPGATLATFTSAGFVRRGLQEAGFTMRKTKGFGRKRDMLVGEMEQDLAIPAQASWFARRPSTSREVAIVGGGIASALLSLALLHRGWQVTLYCADEAPATGASGNRQGALYPLLSSHDPALFQFFPAAFTFARRLYDSLPVKFDHDWCGVTQLGWDEKSQQKITQMLSLGLPEAIAHAVTAQQVAETTGVDTGCGGIQYPLGGWLCPAELTAAVMALAQSRGLAVRYGHKVESLSRSERWELHFADGKAALHASVVLANGHNISQFMQTETLPVYPVGGQVSHIPAAPQLSKLRQVLCYDGYLTPQNPSNGHHCIGASYHRGETDMQYSEADQQQNRQRLIDCFPHAAWAKEVDVSEGQARCGVRCATRDHLPMAGNVPDYDATLEVYQDLADNKETAVSAPVYPELFMLGGLGSRGLCSAPLLAEVLAAQMSDEPIPLDRVTLAGLNPNRLWVRKLLKGKKVK; this is encoded by the coding sequence GTGAAACAAAACGCCATACAACCTGCCAACCTCGAATTCAACGCTGAGGGTACACCTGTTTCCCGAGATTTTGATGACGTCTACTTTTCTAATGATAACGGACTGGAAGAGACGCGCTATGTCTTCCTCGAAGGAAATCATCTCAGCACCCGCTTCCCTGTTCATCCGCGCAGCCTGTTTGTCGTAGCGGAGAGCGGTTTCGGCACCGGACTGAATTTTCTGACACTCTGGCAGGCGTTCGACCAGTTTCGCGCTGCACACCCCGAGGCTACCTTACAAAGATTACATTTCATCAGTTTCGAAAAATTTCCGCTTACCGCGCACGATCTGCGGCGTGCCCATCAGCGCTGGCCGGAGCTTGCCCACTGGGCGGAACAGCTTCAGGCCCAGTGGCCGTCTCACATCGGTGGCTGTCATCGTCTGGTTCTGGACGACGGACGCGTCACGCTCGACCTGTGGCTGGGCGACATTAACGACCTGACCGATAAGCTCGATGACACCATGAATCAGAAGGTGGACGCCTGGTTCCTGGACGGTTTTGCGCCCGCCAAAAACCCGGATATGTGGAGTCCACACCTGTTCAGCGCCATGGCACGTCTGGCGCGCCCGGGCGCGACGCTTGCCACCTTCACCTCCGCGGGCTTTGTCCGCCGTGGGTTGCAGGAGGCGGGGTTTACCATGCGGAAAACCAAAGGCTTTGGCCGCAAACGCGACATGCTGGTCGGGGAGATGGAACAGGATCTGGCGATCCCGGCGCAGGCCTCCTGGTTTGCCCGTCGCCCCAGCACGTCGCGTGAGGTCGCCATAGTGGGCGGCGGTATTGCCAGCGCCCTGCTCTCGCTGGCGCTGCTGCACCGTGGCTGGCAGGTGACGCTCTACTGCGCTGACGAGGCCCCAGCGACGGGTGCATCAGGCAACCGCCAGGGCGCTCTTTATCCCTTATTAAGTTCACACGATCCGGCCCTGTTCCAGTTCTTCCCGGCGGCGTTTACGTTTGCTCGTCGCCTTTACGATAGCCTGCCGGTTAAGTTTGATCACGACTGGTGCGGCGTGACGCAGCTCGGCTGGGATGAGAAGAGCCAGCAGAAGATCACACAAATGCTGTCGCTGGGTCTGCCGGAGGCCATCGCCCATGCCGTGACGGCGCAGCAGGTTGCTGAGACCACTGGCGTCGACACCGGCTGTGGCGGCATTCAGTATCCTCTCGGCGGCTGGCTGTGCCCCGCTGAACTGACCGCTGCGGTGATGGCCCTGGCCCAGTCACGCGGGCTGGCGGTGCGCTATGGCCACAAGGTTGAATCACTTAGCCGGTCAGAGCGGTGGGAGCTTCATTTTGCTGATGGCAAAGCGGCGCTGCATGCCAGCGTTGTGCTGGCAAACGGGCACAACATCAGCCAGTTTATGCAGACCGAAACATTGCCGGTCTATCCAGTCGGCGGCCAGGTGAGCCATATCCCTGCCGCGCCCCAACTGAGCAAGCTGCGCCAGGTGCTGTGTTACGACGGCTACCTGACGCCGCAAAATCCGTCCAACGGCCATCACTGCATCGGTGCCAGCTACCATCGCGGTGAAACAGATATGCAGTACAGCGAAGCGGATCAGCAGCAAAACCGCCAGCGGCTGATTGATTGTTTCCCGCATGCGGCGTGGGCAAAAGAGGTGGATGTCAGCGAGGGTCAGGCGCGCTGCGGCGTGCGCTGTGCGACCCGCGATCATCTACCGATGGCGGGAAACGTACCGGACTATGACGCCACGCTTGAAGTCTATCAGGATCTTGCAGACAACAAAGAAACGGCGGTAAGTGCGCCCGTTTATCCAGAACTGTTTATGCTGGGTGGCTTAGGCTCGCGGGGATTGTGTTCCGCGCCGTTGCTGGCTGAAGTGCTGGCCGCGCAAATGAGCGATGAGCCGATTCCACTGGACAGGGTTACGCTCGCAGGACTGAATCCGAACCGACTGTGGGTACGTAAATTGCTGAAGGGGAAGAAGGTTAAGTAG
- the fabB gene encoding beta-ketoacyl-ACP synthase I produces the protein MKRAVITGLGIVSSIGNNQQEVLASLREGRSGITFSEEFKDSGMRSHVWGNVKLDTTGLIDRKVVRFMNDASIYAYLSMQEAIKDSGLSEDVYQNNPRVGLIAGSGGSSKAQVFGADAMRSPRGLKAVGPYVVTKAMGSAVSACLATPFKIHGVNYSISSACATSAHCIGNAVEQIQLGKQDIVFAGGGEELGWEMACEFDAMGALSTKYNETPDKASRTYDAHRDGFVIAGGGGMVVVEELEHALARGAHIYAEIVGYGATSDGADMVAPSGEGAVRCMKMAMHGVDTPIDYLNSHGTSTPVGDVKELGAIREVFGDNSPAISATKAMTGHSLGAAGVQEAIYSLLMLENGFIAPSINIDEMDEQAAGLNIVTETTERELTTVMSNSFGFGGTNATLVMRKLKA, from the coding sequence ATGAAACGTGCAGTGATTACTGGCCTGGGCATCGTTTCCAGCATCGGTAATAACCAGCAGGAAGTCCTGGCATCTCTGCGTGAAGGACGCTCCGGGATCACTTTCTCTGAAGAGTTTAAAGATTCTGGAATGCGTAGCCACGTATGGGGTAACGTTAAACTGGACACCACCGGTTTAATTGACCGTAAAGTGGTTCGTTTCATGAACGATGCCTCTATCTACGCCTATCTTTCCATGCAGGAAGCGATCAAGGATTCTGGTCTGAGCGAAGACGTTTACCAGAACAACCCACGCGTGGGCCTGATTGCAGGTTCCGGCGGTTCCTCTAAAGCGCAGGTGTTCGGTGCTGACGCTATGCGTAGCCCGCGCGGCCTGAAAGCGGTCGGTCCATACGTTGTGACCAAAGCGATGGGTTCTGCGGTATCTGCGTGCCTGGCAACGCCGTTCAAAATCCACGGCGTGAACTACTCCATCAGCTCCGCGTGTGCGACCTCCGCGCACTGTATCGGTAATGCGGTTGAGCAGATCCAGCTGGGCAAACAGGACATCGTCTTTGCTGGCGGCGGCGAAGAGCTGGGCTGGGAAATGGCCTGTGAGTTCGACGCAATGGGCGCACTGTCTACCAAATACAACGAAACGCCAGACAAAGCATCCCGTACCTATGACGCACACCGCGACGGTTTTGTTATCGCGGGCGGCGGCGGCATGGTCGTGGTTGAAGAGCTGGAACACGCGCTGGCGCGTGGCGCCCACATCTACGCTGAGATCGTGGGCTACGGCGCAACGTCTGACGGCGCTGACATGGTTGCTCCATCCGGCGAAGGCGCGGTGCGCTGCATGAAGATGGCGATGCACGGCGTTGATACCCCAATCGACTACCTGAACTCCCACGGTACCTCTACTCCGGTAGGCGACGTGAAAGAGCTGGGTGCGATCCGCGAAGTGTTCGGCGACAACAGCCCGGCTATCTCTGCCACCAAAGCCATGACCGGTCACTCTCTGGGTGCGGCGGGCGTGCAGGAAGCGATCTACTCTCTGCTGATGCTGGAAAACGGCTTTATCGCCCCGAGCATCAACATCGACGAGATGGACGAGCAGGCGGCTGGCCTGAACATCGTGACCGAAACCACCGAACGTGAGCTGACGACCGTTATGTCCAACAGCTTCGGCTTCGGCGGCACCAACGCCACGCTGGTGATGCGCAAGCTGAAAGCGTAA